GTGCTAGATCCATCCACCTCGGCCAGGCAGGTCTTGAGAGCCAGCAGAAAACGCGACATCTCACCCCCGGAAGCCACTTCAGCGAGCGGTGCCATGGGCTGACCTGGATTCGCTGAGAACAAGAAGCACACTGCATCCGCCCCGCTCTCGCCAGGTTCAGACGGCTCAACAGCGACCTCGAAACGCACATTGGCCAATCCCATCGGCCTGAGATGGGCCATCAACCGCTCTTGCAGCTCCGCCGCAACAATCAACCGCTTTGAACGCAGCGAAGCATTGCTGCGATCACGGATGACACAAGCCGCCTGCTCCTGGCTGCGCAACTGCTCAAGCAGTGCATCAACACCACCAGACTGCTGACGGTCACGCAACTCATCGCGGCGCTTGATCAAATCGATCAGATCCTGACCATGCCGGCGTTCCAGGCGCTTGAGCTCGGCCAGACGATCCTGAAGTACAGACAGACGATGGGGATCACTGTCCAAAGAGGCTCCGTAACCCTCCAGCTCCCTGATCAGATCCTGAACACCTGATTCAAGATCAAGACATCGCTCACTTAAAGACTGCAGCGACGGATCGAGACCCTGCATCTGCTGCAGCTCATGGCTGCAGGCCAGCAAATGATCAAGCGTTGAGGGTGCCTGATCAGCACCGTCCTGAAGACGCCCGATTAACAGACCCAGACCCTCCTGCAAGCGCACCCCATGAACAAGACGGTCCTGTTCCCGTTCGAGCTGATCAATTTCCTCGGGGTCATCAAGCTCAGCTCGCTCGAGTTCAGCCAGCAACAGCTCCAGCTCCTCACGCTGTTGATCCAGACGCAACCGATCAGTTTCAGCCCGCTCAAGCTCGGACTGACAGCGAAGCCAATCATTCCAGTGACGACGAACCTGGCTGAGCTCAGCATCAAGAGAAGCTCCGCCAAGATGGTCAAGCCAGCGTTTCTGCTGACCAGGACGTGCCAGCTGCTGGGTTTGACCCTGAACGGTGAGATCAATCAGCAAAGGACGCAGCTCCAGTAGTTGCTGACGATTCACCATCACGCCGTTCAGCCTTGAGCGGCTGCTAAGGCGATCCTCCTGACGCCGCCATTCACGGCTCACCACCAAGTCTTCCTCTCCATCGCTGATCTCCTGCTCGCTCAACCAGCGGCTGGCGGCTGCGCCAGGACGAAAACTGGCCTCGATCACGCCTCGGTCACAACCGGACCGCAACAGACGCGCACCTGCACCTGCCTGCAGACCTCCAAGCACGGCATCCAAAGCATCCAGAAGGATCGACTTCCCTGCTCCCGTCTCGCCGGTCAGCACAGAAAAACCTTGATCAAATGCCAGATCAAGGCTGTCGATTAAGGCGATGTTCTCGAGTCGCAGGCCGGTTAGCACGGCAGACCCCGGTGTTGGAGCCGACCGTAGCGGCGGCTCAGCTCGTTTAGAAGGGGTGCACATGGCATTGAGGCCAGTGGCCCCTCAAGAACTCGGAGATTTCATCGAAGCCGCCGGTCTACTCACGTATGACCCGGCAGCCATCACCCGGATCTACGCGGGTCATCCCCAACGGCTGCTGCGGCGTCTTTGGCAAACATTGGTGCCGATTGGAATGCTGCTGATCGGCATCGGTTTCGACTGGATCTTCCAGCTGCTCAAGGATCAGAAACGGGCTCGAAGCAGGGCACGGGAATGCGCTGAACTGCTGGTGGAACTCGGACCGGCCTTCATCAAAGCGGGCCAGGCTCTCTCCACGCGTCCAGACATCGTGCCTCCGGTGCTCCTGGAGGAACTTGCCCAGCTACAGGACCAACTTCCAGGGTTCGACAGCGCTCTGGCCATGGCTTGCATCGAGGACGACCTGGGCGCTCCCGTCGACAGTATCTATGCGGAATTGGAACGCGAGCCGATCTCCGCTGCCTCTCTTGGCCAAGTGCATCGCGGAACGTTGCACGACGGTCAACGCGTTGCCGTGAAAGTGCAGAGGCCAGGTCTACGCGAACAGATCACACTTGATCTCTACATCGTGCGCAACATCGCCGCCTGGCTCAACAGCAACATTGGCCTGATCCGCAGCGATCTTGTTGCCCTGATTGATGAACTGGGCAGTCGGGTGTTTGAAGAGATGGATTACCTCAATGAAGCCTCGAATGCTGAGAAATTCAGCGAGCTGCATCAACAGAATCCGCGCATTGCCGTCCCGAAGATCTATCGAGAAGCCACCAGCCGAAGGGTGCTGACGATGGAATGGATCGACGGGGTCAAGCTCACCAATC
This genomic window from Synechococcus sp. MIT S9220 contains:
- the recN gene encoding DNA repair protein RecN; translation: MLTGLRLENIALIDSLDLAFDQGFSVLTGETGAGKSILLDALDAVLGGLQAGAGARLLRSGCDRGVIEASFRPGAAASRWLSEQEISDGEEDLVVSREWRRQEDRLSSRSRLNGVMVNRQQLLELRPLLIDLTVQGQTQQLARPGQQKRWLDHLGGASLDAELSQVRRHWNDWLRCQSELERAETDRLRLDQQREELELLLAELERAELDDPEEIDQLEREQDRLVHGVRLQEGLGLLIGRLQDGADQAPSTLDHLLACSHELQQMQGLDPSLQSLSERCLDLESGVQDLIRELEGYGASLDSDPHRLSVLQDRLAELKRLERRHGQDLIDLIKRRDELRDRQQSGGVDALLEQLRSQEQAACVIRDRSNASLRSKRLIVAAELQERLMAHLRPMGLANVRFEVAVEPSEPGESGADAVCFLFSANPGQPMAPLAEVASGGEMSRFLLALKTCLAEVDGSSTLLFDEIDTGVSGRVSGAMADLLRLLSRHRQVFCVTHQPLVAAAADHHFRVSKDVCDGVTHSRVSQLRDTQERQRELAELAGGERREAEAYAASLLDQKAA